One Solanum lycopersicum chromosome 2, SLM_r2.1 genomic region harbors:
- the LOC104645537 gene encoding uncharacterized protein isoform X2 produces MPVRCCNPNSRPQNQQGYVPNSTAYETMVRHIHSMVDEAKTLGDNPSYEALYMFRKMVRDQGSDCLKYVHEADRVHVSADYRRDVVQPVQLHHPVRRRGKGGVAGRRERAVERAQTHVEIDQATQNVQEALEDDQATSNYNIGSISGGCTHEITQASNMTYQLSETDIMPYVTPQTLQISSHPSLLSLENVIGNFENVPNFNSSPVPLIIETSDATNSLEDPNHDVDDNDPKDASEGRDTTIQNSEPSRREKRKIKLKPCGTGGHYAIQHVQKQRAKNK; encoded by the exons ATGCCTGTGAGGTGTTGTAATCCTAATTCACGTCCTCAAAATCAACAAGGTTATGTGCCTAATTCGACGGCATATGAAACTATG gtGCGGCATATTCATTCGATGGTTGATGAAGCTAAAACACTTGGTGATAATCCATCATATGAGGCCTTATACATGTTTAGAAAAATGGTGCGAGATCAAGGTTCTGATTGTTTGAAATATGTCCATGAGGCTGACAGGGTTCATGTGTCAGCCGATTATAGAAGAGATGTGGTACAACCTGTCCAGTTACATCACCCAGTTCGTAGGCGAGGAAAAGGTGGTGTTGCAGGTAGGAGAGAACGTGCTGTTGAAAGAGCACAAACACATGTTGAAATAGATCAGGCCACACAAAATGTCCAAGAAGCCTTAGAAGATGATCAAGCAACATCCAATTATAATATTGGTTCTATTTCAGGAGGTTGCACTCATGAAATCACTCAGGCATCAAATATGACATATCAACTGTCAGAAACAGATATCATGCCATACGTGACGCCACAGACTCTACAAATATCAAGTCATCCAAGTCTTTTATCACTTGAGAATGTCATTGGTAATTTTGAGAATGTCCCAAATTTTAACTCATCGCCTGTGCCTCTGATCATTGAAACCTCTGATGCCACTAATAGTTTAGAGGACCCGAATCATGATGTGGACGATAATGATCCAAAGGATGCAAGTGAAGGCCGTGATACGACTATTCAAAATAGTGAACCATCAAGGAGGGAGAAGCGTAAAATTAAACTTAAGCCTTGTGGGACTG GCGGTCACTATGCTATCCAACATGTCCAAAAACAGAGAGCCAAGAATAA GTGA
- the LOC104645537 gene encoding uncharacterized protein isoform X1: MPVRCCNPNSRPQNQQGYVPNSTAYETMVRHIHSMVDEAKTLGDNPSYEALYMFRKMVRDQGSDCLKYVHEADRVHVSADYRRDVVQPVQLHHPVRRRGKGGVAGRRERAVERAQTHVEIDQATQNVQEALEDDQATSNYNIGSISGGCTHEITQASNMTYQLSETDIMPYVTPQTLQISSHPSLLSLENVIGNFENVPNFNSSPVPLIIETSDATNSLEDPNHDVDDNDPKDASEGRDTTIQNSEPSRREKRKIKLKPCGTGGHYAIQHVQKQRAKNK, encoded by the exons ATGCCTGTGAGGTGTTGTAATCCTAATTCACGTCCTCAAAATCAACAAGGTTATGTGCCTAATTCGACGGCATATGAAACTATG gtGCGGCATATTCATTCGATGGTTGATGAAGCTAAAACACTTGGTGATAATCCATCATATGAGGCCTTATACATGTTTAGAAAAATGGTGCGAGATCAAGGTTCTGATTGTTTGAAATATGTCCATGAGGCTGACAGGGTTCATGTGTCAGCCGATTATAGAAGAGATGTGGTACAACCTGTCCAGTTACATCACCCAGTTCGTAGGCGAGGAAAAGGTGGTGTTGCAGGTAGGAGAGAACGTGCTGTTGAAAGAGCACAAACACATGTTGAAATAGATCAGGCCACACAAAATGTCCAAGAAGCCTTAGAAGATGATCAAGCAACATCCAATTATAATATTGGTTCTATTTCAGGAGGTTGCACTCATGAAATCACTCAGGCATCAAATATGACATATCAACTGTCAGAAACAGATATCATGCCATACGTGACGCCACAGACTCTACAAATATCAAGTCATCCAAGTCTTTTATCACTTGAGAATGTCATTGGTAATTTTGAGAATGTCCCAAATTTTAACTCATCGCCTGTGCCTCTGATCATTGAAACCTCTGATGCCACTAATAGTTTAGAGGACCCGAATCATGATGTGGACGATAATGATCCAAAGGATGCAAGTGAAGGCCGTGATACGACTATTCAAAATAGTGAACCATCAAGGAGGGAGAAGCGTAAAATTAAACTTAAGCCTTGTGGGACTG GCGGTCACTATGCTATCCAACATGTCCAAAAACAGAGAGCCAAGAATAAGTAA
- the LOC138342045 gene encoding uncharacterized protein yields the protein MVVDVMSKVHEKFGHQVTYRKAWLGRQRAFTLVYGDFQKSFSELPKFFAAFQYFNPGTVVEWKHEESMSSPEVKTFKFVFWAFKPCIDGFQTCRPVISIDGTHMYGKYEINLLIAVGVDGNDNILPLAFGIVDKESKEAWKWFFRKLSAHVIKDREDICIISDRAKGILTSLSELWRLQEPRAFHRFCLRHLKSNFQSQFPNRDLSNLMWRAATTHQVRKFEALMWEIQEENREAYEYLMRIPLDKWTVSHDNGKRWGVLTTNLSESFNGLLKKARGLPVTAMVRLSLEQTVERYTRRCQKTHQLVEQKELWTSSFKKKWEKNYENSKRHFVYDWNISTGVYEVRSIQIDGIGGNPHCISLSEKKCDCEKWANLHFPCSHVMKVTERMGALARNFVSEHFTIENYVTTYSGSFSPIGHEAYWPSPSFIMRSNEFYRRPNRSRTTRIHNEMDRDTATYGQACGLCKQTGHDRRRCPTRNQI from the coding sequence ATGGTAGTGGATGTCATGTCTaaggttcatgaaaaatttggtcatcAAGTAACATATAGAAAAGCGTGGCTTGGGCGTCAACGCGCATTTACATTGGTATATGGTGATTTTCAGAAATCATTTAGTGAGCTTCCTAAGTTTTTTGCAGCTTTTCAATACTTTAATCCTGGAACAGTTGTGGAATGGAAACACGAAGAGTCAATGAGTTCACCAGAGGTAAAAACTTTTAagtttgtattttgggctttcaAGCCATGCATTGATGGGTTCCAAACTTGTCGTCCTGTTATTTCAATAGATGGAACTCATATGTATGGTAAATATGAGATAAACTTGTTAATTGCTGTTGGAGTTGACGGAAATGATAACATTCTTCCTCTTGCGTTTGGTATTGTTGACAAAGAGTCGAAAGAGGCATGGAAATGGTTTTTTAGGAAATTGAGTGCACATGTGATAAAAGATAGAGAAGATATTTGTATTATCTCTGATAGGGCAAAAGGAATCTTGACTAGTTTATCGGAGTTGTGGCGATTGCAGGAACCTCGGGCCTTTCATCGATTTTGTCTGAGACATcttaaaagtaattttcaatCTCAATTTCCAAATAGGGACCTCAGTAATCTTATGTGGAGGGCTGCTACAACTCATCAAGTAAGGAAGTTTGAAGCTTTGATGTGGgaaattcaagaagaaaatagagaagCATATGAATACCTCATGCGAATTCCATTGGACAAATGGACTGTTAGTCATGATAATGGAAAAAGATGGGGAGTACTGACAACAAATCTTTCAGAGTCTTTCAACGGACTTCTAAAGAAAGCTCGAGGCTTGCCCGTCACTGCTATGGTTAGACTTTCATTGGAGCAAACCGTTGAACGATATACTCGTAGATGTCAAAAAACTCACCAACTTGTTGAGCAAAAGGAATTATGGACAAGCAGTTTCAAAAAGAAGTGGGagaaaaactatgaaaattcaaaaagacACTTTGTTTATGATTGGAATATATCCACAGGGGTATATGAGGTTAGATCAATACAAATTGATGGTATTGGTGGTAATCCTCATTGTATTTcattaagtgaaaaaaaatgtgattgTGAAAAATGGGCTAATTTGCACTTCCCGTGTTCACATGTCATGAAGGTTACTGAAAGAATGGGAGCATTAGCTAGAAATTTTGTCAGCGAGCATTTCACAATAGAGAATTATGTTACAACATATTCTGGGTCATTCTCACCGATTGGACACGAGGCATATTGGCCATCACCAAGCTTTATAATGAGAAGTAATGAATTCTATCGACGTCCCAATCGATCAAGGACcactagaattcataatgaGATGGATCGTGATACTGCAACATATGGGCAGGCTTGTGGATTGTGTAAACAAACTGGGCATGACAGGCGTCGATGTCCAACTCGAAATCAAATTTAA